From Draconibacterium halophilum, one genomic window encodes:
- a CDS encoding endonuclease/exonuclease/phosphatase family protein: MRKVILKILSLVNILLALALAASYLSVYIPPDKYWLPSLFGMAYPFLLGGNIIFIVLWILFKPRYTLLSLGVILLGWGYVTRFMQINGKGSEEANIKVVSYNVKHFVADTSGTQKENATKIISFLADQNADIICLQEARLRKNSIFNLAQTVKDLQSIKHYQFARSSTTYGSVTMTRYPIVNMGEIRFENSRNITIYTDVLIDTDTVRIFNIHLQSYHINPDKYSIIESPGLNEEKDLEEVKEMGAKFKEAFQLRAEQVREIRKYVDESPHNVIVCGDFNDTPVSFSYRTLASGLTDAFVNSGQGIGRTYIGKLPSFRIDYIMHGDGFESYNFETLDYRMSDHLPVSCSLLKMD, translated from the coding sequence GTGAGAAAAGTAATCCTTAAAATACTGTCTCTAGTCAATATTCTTCTGGCGTTGGCTCTTGCGGCATCGTATCTTTCGGTGTACATCCCGCCCGATAAATACTGGCTGCCGTCGCTATTCGGAATGGCCTATCCATTTTTACTGGGTGGCAACATCATATTTATTGTACTCTGGATTTTGTTTAAACCGCGTTACACATTGTTGTCGTTGGGGGTAATTCTTTTAGGCTGGGGTTACGTTACGCGTTTTATGCAGATCAATGGCAAAGGCAGCGAGGAGGCAAATATTAAAGTAGTGTCCTATAATGTGAAACACTTTGTAGCCGACACCAGCGGAACTCAGAAAGAAAATGCAACAAAAATTATCTCGTTTTTAGCTGATCAGAATGCAGATATTATTTGCTTGCAGGAAGCCCGTTTGCGAAAGAACAGCATTTTTAACCTGGCACAAACGGTTAAAGACCTGCAATCGATAAAACACTACCAGTTTGCACGCTCGAGTACAACCTACGGGTCGGTAACCATGACCCGCTACCCGATTGTAAACATGGGAGAAATCAGGTTTGAGAACTCACGAAATATTACCATTTATACTGATGTTTTAATCGACACAGATACCGTTCGGATTTTTAATATTCATTTACAGTCGTATCACATCAATCCTGATAAATATTCAATTATTGAATCGCCGGGATTAAACGAAGAAAAGGATTTGGAAGAGGTGAAAGAAATGGGAGCGAAATTTAAAGAGGCCTTTCAGTTGCGGGCCGAACAAGTTCGCGAAATTCGCAAATATGTTGATGAGTCGCCTCATAATGTGATTGTTTGCGGCGATTTTAACGATACTCCGGTTTCTTTTTCGTACCGTACTTTGGCCAGCGGATTAACTGATGCTTTTGTGAATTCAGGACAGGGGATAGGACGTACCTACATTGGAAAGCTGCCTTCGTTCCGAATTGATTACATTATGCATGGCGATGGTTTTGAGTCGTACAATTTTGAAACACTCGATTACCGCATGTCCGATCACTTACCGGTTAGCTGTAGCCTGTTAAAAATGGATTAG
- a CDS encoding DUF6146 family protein, translating into MFVGGAVFFYACSGPKNMAKNETSSVEVTGEDSVEYDVETFNSNFDSWYQLQNTPASYRSQSYYESWNQQYVSAWNAKCASPSRNWSFEPVVGYDPTEDYGFEMNHKLFYYFMYVERVLKKQIIPGGPHVVFK; encoded by the coding sequence ATGTTCGTAGGAGGAGCTGTGTTTTTCTATGCTTGTTCGGGGCCAAAAAATATGGCGAAAAACGAAACATCGAGTGTTGAGGTAACCGGAGAAGACAGTGTTGAGTATGACGTGGAAACATTTAACTCCAATTTCGACTCATGGTATCAACTGCAAAATACTCCGGCCAGCTATCGGTCGCAATCGTATTACGAGAGTTGGAACCAACAATATGTAAGTGCCTGGAATGCGAAATGCGCCTCACCATCGCGCAATTGGTCGTTTGAACCGGTTGTTGGCTACGATCCTACTGAAGATTATGGTTTTGAGATGAACCACAAACTATTCTACTACTTTATGTACGTGGAACGAGTTCTGAAAAAGCAGATCATTCCCGGAGGTCCACACGTGGTGTTTAAGTAG
- the ribD gene encoding bifunctional diaminohydroxyphosphoribosylaminopyrimidine deaminase/5-amino-6-(5-phosphoribosylamino)uracil reductase RibD, with protein sequence MTTEEKYMARCIELARLGAGHVSPNPMVGCVIVYNNTIIGEGYHQKHGQAHAEVNAINSVTDAEKLKESTIYVSLEPCAHYGLTPPCSNLIIQKQIPRVVIGSIDPFAKVAGKGIEKLQNAGVEVKTGILKKECDELNRRFFTFHQKQRPYILLKWAQTTDGFIDVERSAENYGEPTWITGPRALLRVHQMRAEEDAIIVGTNTAEKDNPSLTVRLIKGKNPLRIVLDRELRLNKKLNLFDNSTETIVFNALKNHTHNKTEFIKIDFSAQLLPQMLEVLHQKNVLSLIVEGGRQLLHTFIDAGLWDEAHVYTGHMQFGSGIKAPSLPGTTGQSESIGKDKLVIYRNTAI encoded by the coding sequence ATGACAACCGAAGAAAAATATATGGCTCGCTGTATCGAGCTGGCCCGCCTGGGTGCCGGACATGTTTCGCCCAACCCGATGGTGGGTTGTGTTATCGTGTACAACAACACGATAATCGGCGAAGGGTATCACCAAAAACACGGGCAGGCGCATGCCGAGGTGAATGCCATAAACTCGGTTACCGACGCGGAAAAACTGAAAGAAAGCACCATTTATGTTTCGCTGGAACCCTGTGCACATTACGGTTTAACACCTCCCTGCTCCAACCTGATCATCCAGAAACAAATTCCGCGTGTGGTAATTGGCAGCATCGATCCGTTTGCCAAAGTTGCCGGAAAAGGAATAGAAAAACTACAGAATGCCGGTGTTGAAGTAAAAACAGGTATTCTGAAAAAAGAATGCGACGAGCTGAACCGGCGCTTTTTTACTTTTCACCAGAAACAACGCCCCTACATTTTGCTAAAATGGGCACAAACTACTGATGGGTTTATTGATGTTGAACGAAGTGCTGAAAACTACGGAGAGCCAACCTGGATTACCGGTCCGCGGGCATTATTGCGGGTTCATCAAATGCGTGCGGAAGAAGATGCAATTATAGTGGGCACAAACACCGCCGAAAAAGATAACCCTTCGCTAACAGTCAGGCTTATTAAAGGAAAAAATCCTTTGCGAATTGTTTTAGACCGGGAGTTACGTTTGAATAAGAAGCTCAACTTATTTGATAACTCAACAGAAACAATTGTTTTTAACGCACTTAAAAACCATACCCACAACAAAACAGAATTCATTAAAATTGATTTCTCAGCTCAGCTTCTTCCTCAAATGCTGGAAGTGCTGCATCAAAAAAATGTACTCTCGTTAATTGTAGAAGGAGGCCGGCAACTACTACATACTTTTATTGATGCCGGGTTGTGGGACGAAGCTCATGTTTACACCGGGCACATGCAGTTTGGCAGTGGTATAAAAGCACCTTCTCTGCCCGGAACTACAGGACAATCGGAATCAATAGGGAAAGACAAATTGGTAATTTACCGAAATACGGCTATTTAG
- a CDS encoding UDP-2,3-diacylglucosamine diphosphatase — MTQKRKIYFVSDVHLGAPALNNNRERELLFASWLDNIREDVAELYLLGDIFDFWYEYKKVVPRGFTRILGRLADLTDRGVPVHFFTGNHDMWVYDYLAEETGVQVHHDYILREIYGKRFFLAHGDGLDASDKGYIFLKKMFTNNTMRWLFSRLHPNFAFNIAHKWSASSRLSNSDNDEDFMANKDGMYKFAADFLHTNPIDYFIMGHRHQLVNEKMNEKTRFIILGDWIKAFSYGVFDGEKFELKRFKDRAKA; from the coding sequence TTGACGCAAAAACGAAAAATATATTTTGTCTCAGATGTACACCTTGGAGCACCGGCACTGAATAACAACCGGGAACGCGAGCTATTATTCGCCTCCTGGCTCGATAATATTCGTGAAGATGTTGCTGAACTATACCTGTTGGGCGATATTTTCGATTTCTGGTACGAATACAAAAAGGTTGTTCCGCGTGGTTTTACACGAATTTTAGGACGACTGGCCGATCTGACCGACCGGGGTGTTCCGGTACATTTTTTCACCGGCAATCACGATATGTGGGTATACGATTACCTTGCTGAAGAAACAGGTGTGCAGGTTCATCACGATTATATTTTACGCGAAATTTACGGAAAGCGATTTTTTCTGGCTCATGGCGACGGGCTCGATGCATCGGATAAAGGATATATTTTTCTGAAAAAGATGTTTACCAATAACACCATGCGATGGCTATTTTCGCGGTTACATCCGAATTTCGCATTTAATATTGCACATAAGTGGTCTGCGTCCAGTAGGTTATCAAATTCTGATAATGATGAAGATTTTATGGCAAATAAAGATGGAATGTATAAATTTGCCGCGGATTTTTTACATACAAATCCGATTGATTATTTTATTATGGGCCATCGGCATCAGTTGGTGAACGAGAAAATGAACGAAAAAACCCGGTTTATTATACTTGGCGACTGGATAAAAGCGTTCTCTTATGGTGTTTTCGATGGCGAAAAATTTGAATTAAAGAGATTTAAAGATAGAGCGAAAGCTTAA
- a CDS encoding TlpA disulfide reductase family protein — MKRASQNLPNGSKIKSELHELPLNVNNFNRMTNMTYRVLFFLVAALLVLGGCKQDKEFTIRGKITHAEDETIVLEELHTTSLKKIAETKINTKGEFEISAMTGIPTFYLLKLSDQNFITLLVDSAETVTIEADAANFDREYNVEGSLGSAQVKMLDSKLKDTRHKLDSLRSLDNLYAGNPEYDNVRPRWAEEYNEIVQEQIEFSTNFVRENPFSMASVLALYQKFNPEDESFIVRDLQVMKTAASALNTIYPKSEQVQALYNNTLQIVRNEQSANMQRFIQEQGDNSPDIVLPDPEGNEVALSSLRGKVVLLQFWAAVDRGSRIQNPVLVEAYKKYHRKGFEIYQVSVDQNRAEWVDAIDQDKLSWINVGDMEGSKLAAAVYNVQNIPFNYLLNEEGEIVAKNLKGPALDKALARLLD, encoded by the coding sequence ATGAAACGAGCATCACAAAATTTGCCCAACGGGAGCAAGATTAAAAGCGAGTTACATGAGTTACCGCTGAATGTGAACAACTTTAATCGAATGACAAACATGACGTACAGAGTTTTATTTTTTTTAGTGGCTGCCCTGCTTGTTTTGGGAGGGTGTAAGCAAGACAAAGAGTTTACAATTCGTGGTAAAATCACACACGCAGAAGACGAAACCATTGTTTTGGAAGAATTGCATACTACTTCGCTGAAAAAGATAGCAGAAACAAAAATCAATACAAAAGGAGAGTTTGAGATTTCGGCAATGACCGGAATTCCGACATTTTATCTTTTAAAACTTAGCGACCAGAACTTTATCACCTTGTTGGTCGACTCGGCAGAAACAGTTACCATTGAAGCCGATGCAGCTAATTTTGATCGCGAATACAATGTTGAAGGATCGCTCGGATCAGCTCAGGTGAAGATGTTGGATTCGAAGCTCAAAGATACCAGACATAAACTGGACTCGCTAAGGTCATTAGATAATTTATATGCCGGCAACCCGGAGTATGATAATGTAAGACCACGATGGGCGGAAGAATATAATGAGATTGTTCAGGAACAAATAGAGTTCTCCACAAATTTTGTTCGCGAAAATCCGTTTTCAATGGCCAGTGTGCTGGCACTTTATCAGAAGTTCAATCCCGAAGATGAATCGTTTATTGTTCGAGATTTGCAGGTGATGAAAACAGCTGCTTCGGCCTTAAATACTATTTATCCAAAATCAGAACAGGTACAGGCACTTTATAACAATACCCTGCAGATTGTGCGTAATGAACAGTCGGCAAATATGCAACGGTTTATTCAGGAACAAGGCGATAACAGCCCTGATATTGTTTTGCCCGATCCTGAAGGAAATGAAGTGGCCTTATCATCGTTGCGCGGCAAAGTAGTTTTGCTGCAATTCTGGGCTGCTGTCGATCGTGGATCGCGAATTCAAAACCCGGTTTTGGTAGAAGCTTACAAAAAGTACCATCGCAAAGGTTTCGAAATTTACCAGGTAAGTGTTGATCAAAATCGGGCTGAGTGGGTAGATGCCATCGATCAGGATAAACTGTCCTGGATAAATGTTGGTGATATGGAAGGAAGTAAACTAGCTGCAGCAGTTTATAATGTGCAGAATATTCCATTTAATTATTTGCTTAATGAGGAAGGCGAGATTGTTGCCAAAAACCTAAAAGGACCGGCTTTAGATAAAGCACTGGCTCGACTTCTCGACTAG
- the prmC gene encoding peptide chain release factor N(5)-glutamine methyltransferase, whose translation MQKTIQYIRAELAPYYPETEISGFIQMIMNSVLRMSYTQMILEKDRVLETTESDGINVIVERLKRHEPIQYILGVAEFYGLQLDVKPGVLIPRPETEELVEWISKTEIPEQARILDVGTGSGCIALALKNELPTVEIMAVDVSENVLTLATGNAIRNELEVTFKQADILNWPQYSWPQFDVIVSNPPYVMEREKKQMEANVLEYEPELALFVSDTDPLIFYRAIAKFASKQLNEGGFLFFEINENLGDEMVGLVNQLGFKSIELRRDLNNKNRMLRCQK comes from the coding sequence ATGCAGAAAACTATTCAATACATCCGTGCAGAATTGGCACCGTATTATCCCGAAACCGAAATTTCAGGGTTCATACAAATGATTATGAATAGCGTGTTGCGAATGTCGTACACGCAAATGATTTTGGAAAAAGACCGGGTGTTGGAAACAACTGAATCGGACGGGATAAACGTGATTGTTGAGCGACTGAAAAGACACGAGCCCATTCAATATATTTTGGGTGTTGCCGAATTTTATGGATTACAGCTGGATGTGAAACCGGGAGTTTTGATTCCCCGGCCGGAAACCGAAGAGTTGGTGGAGTGGATTAGCAAAACAGAAATTCCTGAGCAGGCAAGAATCCTCGACGTTGGCACAGGCAGCGGTTGTATTGCACTGGCATTAAAAAATGAGTTGCCCACTGTTGAGATCATGGCTGTTGATGTATCGGAAAATGTACTTACACTTGCAACCGGGAATGCAATAAGAAATGAGCTTGAAGTTACATTTAAACAAGCCGACATATTAAACTGGCCACAATATTCGTGGCCACAATTTGATGTAATTGTAAGTAACCCGCCTTATGTAATGGAACGCGAAAAAAAGCAGATGGAAGCCAATGTGCTGGAGTACGAACCCGAATTGGCGTTGTTTGTGAGCGACACCGATCCGCTGATTTTTTACCGGGCCATTGCAAAGTTTGCTTCAAAACAATTAAATGAAGGTGGATTCCTGTTTTTTGAAATTAACGAAAACCTGGGAGATGAAATGGTGGGGCTTGTTAACCAGTTGGGATTTAAGTCGATAGAATTACGTCGCGATTTGAATAATAAAAATCGCATGCTTCGATGTCAAAAATAA